CTGCTAAAAATCGATCAGGTAGAACATAACACCAGCTCCTGATATGTCAAGAAGTACCGATAAAGCCATAATAGTTGAAGATTAAATAAGCTCCACATACTACTCATGTAAACCAGAATGGAAACCACCATATACATCTTATATGCATCAATATATACTCGTTAAAAAAATAGAGAACACTTTATGCACATCCACATATACTTACAGAAAATAGAGGATGTTTAATTGCTCATCTACTATCTGTATGCATCCACACACTCACTCAAAATTTCATTTTTCGAATTTGCTAGCCTGCTAATTGCATTGGGACAAATTTGTAGAAGAAGCTAATCACAATTAATTTAACCTCACCATCCAAAGAACCAATCTGGGAGATAAACCAATGACTGAGGAGGTAGCAATTGGGATGGGTGATAATAATCTTGGGAAGGGAAAAATTAAAAACAAGGAAAAGGAACAGATCACCAGAAGCCACCGCCTGATGAGAGAAGGCGGATATACATCTCACCAGAATGTAGGCCTACACTACAGAGTGGCTAGCATGGACTGCAACTAAACTGATGAATCGAGTTACAAAGGTCCAGCATCTCCTGATACCCTATGAACACCAGATTATTATGTTCTAATAAAGCAAACATGGGAACACAGTCAATTTGTTAGGTATCACACATATACAATGTCAACCAGCACTGGACAACCTTATAATCAGAGAACAAGGCCTGTCTCTACATTTTAACAGGAATATCGTGTGTTCATTTACATCACAACAATTTGGGGGCCTGAAATATCACAACAAACAAATATCAAACACATAGGTGGCAGTGCCATCTACTCATACCTGATGTTCTTTAGCTATACTATCATAAGGCACCTCTATCCAGTTCAGTAATCGTTGTAGGCGCTCTACCTACAATAGAAAATGCCCCCAAAACTTAGCGGTATAACAACAAACAACTTTATATAACAACCTAGCTGTATACCAACGAACAAGAGAGGAAGTGGAGGCAAACCTGAACCATCTCGAGCTCCTTGCTCCTGCTGCTCTGTCGACCGCAGCAGCCGCTCCGCTGACCCCTGCTGCTTGCGGCCTCTCCATATACACTCTGAAAATAAATCATCTCAGATAGGTAACGGTGTCATTTCAAATTCTGAAACTAATATCATAGCTTTGTAAACGGTTCATCTCAATAAGCAAGTAGGACTCAACTAAGTACATAATTTAAGCCAATACAACATATCAAAGCATCAAAGCATAAGTATAAGAAATAAAAGGAGAGAGGAGGGAAGATACCACCACAGGAACCAAATCGAAGCACCATACTCCCAAGAACCGCCTGGCTGCAGCAAGGCCATATTGTCATGGCGCAGATCAGATATTCCTGGTCACACCACACCACGTGCACTACTAGATCAATCTTGAGTCCGAAACGCCCTCTAAAAACTATAAGAAAAAATTACAGGTTACCATGGAAGTTGAGGAAAGGACGAAGACAAATAGCAAGTGTGTAAGAAAATCTTGAATCTGTAAATTCATGCCTGAGAGAATGTATTGAACATTAGCTCTGTACATTCACCAAGATACATGCCGCAGGCGCCCGAATCGTTGACGTACGCCGACGCTTGGCTTCCTTTCATTGCGCTCACCAGCGCTCGCTTTTGCCCAGTTGGCGAGCCTGCCCCAACCGCCGACCCTGCCCACATCTGCCGCTCCTTCAAACCCTGCTGCTTCCGCCAGCAGCCGCCGTGCCCTTCATGGCCTCCTGCGGTTCTGTCCCGGTCCGACCCGACCGCCGTCGTGCACCGACGGGAGGTGGTCGACCGTGGTGACGACCAACCCCAGCTCGCCCCCGGCGTCGTAGAGGGAGAAGGTGCCAGCGCCCTGGAACTGAACCCTCAGATCGGGGCCCGGAGTAGCCCCTCCCGCTTCGGTCGTCTCGCACCCGAGCGCCGCCACCTGAGCGTCTCCGCCACCGCTGCTCCTCTCGCGCGACGGCCGACGCAGAGATCGGGAAGGGGTAGGAAGctagaagagagaggaggagacgAGTGGGTGTGGCGGTGGCAGGGATctgggaaggaggagggaggcggAAGAGAGGAATGGGCGCGACGGTtgtaggagggaggagggaggagtgcGTGGATGTGGGTCGGGGGCTAGGGTTGGATGGGCTCTTCCCTCCAGACGCAGGCAAACCAGGCAATGCGCGACGTGCGAGGAAAGGTTCACCGGACCGAAAATGACCCAGCCAATGCAAGCGTGAGACGAGCCCACTTGTCATTGGGCAGTAAAATGACTGCGAGGTGAAAATTGATTTAACTGCAAGTGAAAATCCAACGGTTCAACTGAGTTGGAGGGACAGATCGGACGGCCAGCGAGGACCCAATCGGGGAAGCTCCGTGGAGGCAAGTTGGCTAGCATCTTTATAGgtttaaataaagtcatgacctctccaaatgcattttcataattatcacaataaaattcaacatcctccaaaatagtgagatAATTACTtcttaaagttgacactcttccaaacacactttcatcaatataatcatcataagtaggaggcatgctatcattataataaatttgctcatcaaaacttgggagactaaaaatatcatcttcattaaacatagcacccCAAGCTTGgggcaaacattaattgcagcaaatatattctcaaacatgtcattctcatcaaacatagcatccccaagcttgggcattttcatatcataagcataatcactctcatcattaatagtatggatagcaccaatagtataacaattatcatcatcacaatgagtaataggagcaacatcattagggagggatacctttctacctttgcttctccgtcttttttttttcttctccacatcatgtgtgggttcaatcctttttttggagctccttattaatgagattggttgaatagaaggctcctcctcgttacctgattcatcataaaaaataataggagaatattgtgaggtctcttccctttcgttagtattctcttcatcttctatttgttttcttttctttatgtaattggcaatataaggattttcaatgcaattcaccgcacaatatatataaatttcttctagatcaatatcggggaatttctcaaggttatatttcTGAATGTgtttagtttgacgtttcatttcttcataacccaaaagcaaactaagttcattatgatgtgcaaggaaaatcaagtcatcacaatttttggacacgattcgatcatgaaacaatttgcatttgatatttaaatgaccatgctcgttgcaaagttcacaagtatggcgaagATATTTTAAAATTTCAGCACTAACATCTAGCCTCttttgcaaccatttagtttccaaatacttatgcctcttgcaaaatctatcttccctgtttggtatgtacttgcaaactctatgcactccacaaaaatcgacatgcttatacgagatattttcatcatgactagtgcaatcatcattagtactatggatattcaaagagttcatactaacaacattgcaatcatgctcaccattcaaagatttagtgccaaacattttatagacttcttcttctagcatttgagcacaattttcctttccatcattctcacgaaagatattaaaaagatgaagcgtatgaggcaaactcaattccatttttttgtagtttcttttatagactaaactagtgataaaacaagaaacaaaaagattcgattgcaagatctaaagatataccttcaagcactcacctccccggcaacggcgccagaaaagagtttaatgtctactacacaaccttcttttttgtagacgttgttgggcctccaagtgcagaggttagtaggacagtagcaaatttccctcaagtggatgacctaaggtttatcaatccgtgggaggcgtaggatgaagatggtctctc
This window of the Triticum aestivum cultivar Chinese Spring chromosome 5D, IWGSC CS RefSeq v2.1, whole genome shotgun sequence genome carries:
- the LOC123119995 gene encoding uncharacterized protein isoform X1; the encoded protein is MWAGSAVGAGSPTGQKRALVSAMKGSQASAYVNDSGACGMYLGECTELMFNTFSQEYLICAMTIWPCCSQAVLGSMVLRFGSCGECIWRGRKQQGSAERLLRSTEQQEQGARDGSGRAPTTITELDRGAL
- the LOC123119995 gene encoding uncharacterized protein isoform X2 yields the protein MYRANVQYILSVFRGRFGLKIDLVVHVVWCDQEYLICAMTIWPCCSQAVLGSMVLRFGSCGECIWRGRKQQGSAERLLRSTEQQEQGARDGSGRAPTTITELDRGAL